From Vigna angularis cultivar LongXiaoDou No.4 chromosome 11, ASM1680809v1, whole genome shotgun sequence:
ttccttttcctactttttctttttttttttcatattttaaatacaatatgTTTCCAATCATTCTTATCAGACTGAAAAGttaagatttttaaaatgagACACATAACCACATGAGTGACGATGGTAGCTGGTTTAGGagtaaaaaaagatgttttgAATTCTGAGGAATGTAGTGGGAGATTTATACTAGACTCTTTTATATAAGGAACTTATGGAAAATTCATAGTAAGTTGATATGCAGAAATTGTTGTAATAACCGGGTGGTGGTGATAAACAAGGAGACATATGCAGTATGTGCATATACATAATACATAAATCTAAACCCAAAGGGACTCATAACGAAAACAACTAAGATAATTCACTACCTAGCTATTTTGGTTCTCGTCTTTCCAAGGAATGCgcaaacataattttaataataataataataaaaataatgatatttggAATATTCACTGGCGGGAATTGCTGTCCCCTTGCCAACTCCACACGATGTCTTTCAGCGAAGGCCTCACTTCTTCCTCGCATAGCTTTATGTATTCAAGCGTGTCTCCGGCAGACTTCGAAAACTCCACCACCGCCACCTCCGGCGCCACCTCGAACACCTCCACTGTCATCCCCAGCTTCCCTTTCCTCCCTTCCGTCGCCCCCTGCATTCTCACCGTGAACTGCTTCTTCCCCGTCACCCTAAAGTTCAGCTTCTTCGCCACCGCCTCCAGCTTCGCCATCACCGACGACGCCGAGTGCTTCGATATGAACATCGACGGCGACCGCTTCCTTGTCTCGAACAGATTACTCAGATCAAACCCGTGCGACAGCGAGGATATTATCTCGAAAGCATTGTAAGACGGACGAGCCGGCTTGGCCCCGACCAGTTCCCCAGAATGGTTGTTGCTGCTGCTGTTACCATCTTCGCTGCCGCTAACGTTTCCACTGCCACTGGATTCGTCCCCGTTGAAGTCGATGTTAATCTCCACAGCCGTCTCCTTCATGGAAAACGCAATGGGGCGCATGAACCCAACTTGGAACCAAGGATCCTTCATGATGTCAGTCATGGAATACCTCTTTTCTGGGTCCACAACCAGTAAATTAGAGATCAAACGTCTCGCCCCGGGCGAAATCCATTCCGGGAATGCATAATCGGCTTTGAAAGACTTGCTGTAAATCCTCATCACATTCTCACCCTGAAAGGGCAAATACCCAGAAAGAAGCGCGAAGAGGATCACCCCACACGACCATATATCTGCCTTCGACCCATCGTACCCCTTCTTCTTCAGAACCTCCGGCGCCACGTAGGCCGGCGTGCCGCACGGCGTCACGAGCATCCCGTCAGATCTGCGCTGGTCAGGCAGCGCAGACAAGCCGAAGTCTGACACTTTCAGGTCTTCGTTCTCGTCGAGGAGCAGATTCTCCGGCTTCAAATCACGGTGGGTGACGCCACGACTGTGGCAGAAGTCGACGGCGCTGATCAGCTGTTGAAAGTACTTCCGGGCGATTTCTTCCTTCATCTTTCCCTTGGCCACCTTGGCGAAGAGTTCTCCTCCCTTGACGTAATCGACGACCAAAAAGATCTTGGCTTTGTTGGCCATAACCTCTCTGAGTTCCACGATGTGGGGGTGACGCACCAAGCGCATGACGGAGACCTCGCGCTTTATCTGTTTCACCAGCTTATCCTTCTGAAGCTTCTCTTTTTTTATGACCTTGATGGCCACGCTGTCGTTTGTGCTGAGGTTTCTCCCGTGGTACACTTTGGCGAAGTTCCCCTGCCCCAGCAGCTTCCCTATCTCGTACTTGTTGAACAGGATGTTCCTGCTGCCACCCGTGCCATTGGATCCGCGATCCATCTCGGCGGCGGGGATTGTTGACCGAACCAGTATTACCTAACGCTGTCGGTGGTTTTGGTTTCTACTAGAGGGTTTTCAATTGTAGGCTTTGAATTGGAATTGGTGGAGGTGGGAGAGACCCAGATCGAAGGGCTTCGTCCTTATAATGAAGAGGGTGTCGAATGGACACACCACGTTCTGGAGAAAAGATTTGGATGGGTTGAAAATCTTCATGGTTGCATGCGGGGGAGGGAGAGGAAAAAAGGATGAGGGTGTGCTTAGATTTGTGTTTGAGTTCCAAGACCCGATTAGGGGAACAAGCCCGAACTGAAAATGGGTTGTAAAACAGAATAAATAAAGTATCGGAAGTGGTGGAGGacggtggaagaagaaggagaacgcGGCTATCACGCAGAACCAGAGAGATAGTGATTTGTTTCAGGTTTCAGGTTTCTGTGGTGTTGGGCGAGAAGAGGAGAATGCCGTTTTATGAGGAGCGGTTGGAAGAGATCGTATCCAAACACAACATAACGCCACAAAATATCTGGAAAAAACCTAAATTAAGATAAATGGAACAACTACACCTATATGAGGGTACCAAAATACCCACTTTAAAACTTCCTTTcttctaaattaatttatttttttccttcaccAAGTCTAATTACACACTAAAATgtttagataaatatattttaaataccCATGTGATAAATAATTGctttgtaattttgaaaatgctataaacaaaaatttaccaTAAAGATGATCTGTTGAAATTGatattaatgaatataataaatgcaagaataaataaaaatagaaaaaggaaaaaatagagaaagataAGGTTGATGATTGGAGGTGAATGATGAGTGGTGACGTGGATGTGAGTCGAATACAGCTAGCTAGGTACTGCTCGTGGTTTCTGTAAGGTTTTGACCAAATAATCAAAACCTAAACCTACCAAATTGcaactttattttattggatACGCGTGCTTTGAACGGCTGTCCAACGTCAACCACGCAAAACATGAGACCAACCCGCTTATCTTTATGTAATATAACCCGACCCGTTTCGCAAATCCATGGGATTTCAGTAAACGGATTTCTCCACACACCGTTTCTTTCTGttcttgtttattatatttttcaaactaattcttatttaatgctgaataataatatattcatatttcTTACCATATACTTTTATATGGAAAATCGATATGAAATCTGATTTAATGTTatgataagaaattaaaaaaagggaACTCGTACTGACAGAAATCTTGATTACGGCTGTTGAAGATTTTCgccaaatttattatttttttaaagtacttTTTTCTTTGGccattaaactattttttattgaacAATACATCGTGGTCTAGAAATTGCTACGTCTGTATTaatcatgattttgtttttatatgatcaaattgataatttaactttgttaataatttcggaaaatataaaattttaatgccGCGGAAGACGTCGTATAACGCACGCAAATagatacttaaaaaataatttatgtagaTATTTTGTTAAAACGTGACGAAATTGTTATTTATCACCCATTTCAAGTTTCTATCGATCGTACAGATTTATTTGGGccgaatattttattaaaaaaattatttatttatattgccAAAAATTATACATACAACTAACTAATTTAGGGGTATTATTAGAGTcatgtgaaaatattatttcttcattttgcaaATACTAATTCCTAAACACattaaatagaaattatttttaattttaatttaatttttgaaaatacttATTAAAATCACATTAAGTGTTTAAAGTTTGTCgttaatattgaatttaatcCTTCTAAAACTCTAGTTACTTCTCCCACCTAATTACTTAAACTTTCAAGCCCACTGGTTTAATCAGCTAATATTTCAGTGATGCAAACTTGTTATGTGTTGTCATTATGATGTATTTTTGGCTCTCTTATCGAACTAATTGGTTCATTTAGTCATTATCgaactttttctttctaataatcatgtatgaagaacaaaaaaaaaatcgaaaaagaaaaaaaaagaaaagaaaacactaaaaaggaaattaaaaaaggGGAAAATTGGTTTGATATTAATTAGATTACtctaataaataaatctttaaattaGGGAGTAAACCAAAATGTTAAACAATCAGAAGTACAAAGTTTAAACATgaatttaagatatatttagGTAGAAGTGTTACGTGGCTTTACTTCAAAGGTCTTCCATTTTGCTAAGGAGAAACTAATGTGCACATAAAGGAAAATCAAAATCACCTCTCGTATggacaattttatttaaatgcttttattttcaaaattacaaagcaattttattaatgttgcttttgtttattttattttatttatctctatattttcataattcattatttttagtcaattcttaattaaaattgaagttttgtctctttttttcttaatgtcaaaaacaaaaaagatataGCAATTTaggttataaataaataaatatatatatatatatatatattaaaaggttTATTGTATAGAgattataaataatgttttgatttgttgaagaataaaattaaaatattgaaactcaaaagaaaaaataattgacAAAGATTATGTAAAGAGTCATAGTCTTTATCTATGAAtatgtttattgttttgtttttctttttttttttcgtctCATCAAGAGATAAAATCTAAAgtattatacaaaaaaaaaaattaatacattcTGAGCTATTTTCAATGACTGTGTTTATGTTCTCTTatctaaaagaaaatgaaaaatgttttatttatgaaagagtttattttttattcttgacATGTAGTTAAATAGATAATCTAACCTAAGAGCCAACAATAAACTAGTAATACGATTCATAAGTTGgacttttaaataaatgaaagaaaaagaaaacttaaattttttaaagaaattagaAATCTAATAATTGAGTGaaatttactttttcagtgTCAAATGTTCTTTAGTATTGACTTAAAATTAACGAAAATAATGTACAAGTTGAATCAGGAAAGCACAAAGAATTGCATATGAATGAGTCAACGTTTATGGGATGTTTAATAGGTACGAGAAGCTTTTgcttcagttttttttttctctgttttgtaatagtgtaaaataaattttcaaattaaaaaatatatttaaattatgtaatcaaaaatatattataaattacgTAGTCAGATATTATATCGTGAATTTTCGGATTTGATGAtttgaaaatacatttaatttgtatattttgaattctacaattaataaatatattttgaattatgcaaaatatatgatgttttatgttttggatTGTAAATGAAAAGTCTAAAATGTGAAATCAATTcagaataaaatttgtattatagcttttatatgcattttttatttacattttgaattgtataataaaaatataaattttatatcagattgtatatttcaaaatattttcggattgattatttcaaaattgaaaatgaaaggagataaaattgaaatgtaGCAGGTGAAGTAAGACATTACGAAGGGGCAGGAAGAAATACCCAAAAAACACAAGCAATATCTAACTAGTGGGAAAAAAATATTCTGGACCTAAAATATCTGGCAAATTTGATTTGGGTTATTACTTCCTGCAACCCCGTACTTTTTAAAATTCTCGTAATACccttaatgaaaaaataaaaattaatatgatcTCGTATGGTTTGAAGGCAGTGTGCGTGTTGGTGTTGGTCTTTCAACTTAATTTTACGCATTCTGCAATTCATGCATATTTTTTATTGCACAATTCCAATcgaatttcttttatatttttgtattttggataatttgaaatataggttttacaattcaaaatataattttaaggtTCAAATATTTTCGTCTacttttttaatgtaattttaatttttttcaataaaattctaatttttcttcaattaaatTCTTTTTGGTAATGCAGTTTATACGGTTAAAAGCATACGAACcgtattaaaaaatagttaaaagaaGTATATACTAACCAatgtattttagatttttattagttttttcaaCAAGCATTAAAAGATTCATTTCAGCAAGCTTATGGGCTCAAGAAAACATGGGGTGCAAGAAGCAATGATATTTGATTTGTGGGATTAAGCGTAAATAGTGTATTTTCAACATACTCACCTCTACTTTTCATTTTAGtcacataatttttatataaaaatagcAATATACTTGTTTATTGGATTGATTTCAACATAATTTCAATTATTcgtttaaaattattgaattcttttatataatagGTTTTAAATAGTTCAATTAAGTTATCCATGCATATTTTCAGTACAAATACGATGAAAATTTTGTATGCAGAGAAAACttaaccaaattttaattttttaataatttaaacattaaatatgatgcgtttatgaataaattaaaaagtaacctttaatattatttacaataGAATAACTAATCGGCAAATATTATGAGTTTATGTAatgatttaatgtttttgtaCCAGCGTATTATATAAGTAAATAATTGGAGAACACGaatgttaagaaaaaatatagcTAAACATAAAAAGGTAAATTCTTTAACTTAAGGTTGTAATAGGTTTTTCCTAATTTATGCCGTTTTATATTGCCCgtctttcattattttatatagataggaaaatataataaaattttcaattttaattaatagttttgaaattaacaaattgtaaaaaacaaataaaaaatcagtTGGTCTAAAAGGACGATAAAATGGATTAGATAAAGATGGTAAAAGATATGGTAACATAAATGGAATAAgttatgttttaattgattagtttaattttatattgtaattcAGTTAGGttgaatttatcattttataaaatatgaattatgttaaaaacaatttattatacTCTGATTAAAAGGGAATAAATGTGAGAGTGATATTTATACTCTAATTAACATCATATTACTGTTATACTTTAATCGTGAGGACGCCcaattgtttatataaaataattaaatgccAGTCTTTCTTTTTTGTCAAATGAAAAGAAGTTTTTAACTATTATTAGTTGACGGATTCTTTTAAATTTACCACCTAACCtaatattaatctttttttttttctttcttaagaAAGCTTGGTTTAGCTTGACAAAATTGATACGTGTTTAGTAAGTCACGTTTATACAAACTCAATTTCAATAGTTATAATAGATTTCAACAATCATGAAAACGATTTTCATCACTTTCATAATCACTCCCAAAATCGATTTTGTCACACGCTGAACATAAACATAATCGATTAGCCATAATGAATTCTATCACTTcaatataattgtataattgATTCCACCAATTCCATCTCTCTCCACAATCGATTTCATCTCACAATTATTActatcataatcgattatacatcTCACGAAATTTCATACATCTTTAAGAATCTCTAATTGtctttcaaaacaaaacaaataatactttaatattttcGTTTAAATGAATAGTTTAATATTTGGAACTTACGCGAATCACTGATTTCTTCTCTcaaatatccttaaccttaagaaacacaaaaagaaacggatgaaaaatatgatttcacACATCCACTGAAAcggttgatatataaaaaacaacataaagatgaaaaattgaGAAATCCTTGAAAATTTTGGTAAGGTGGTGATTGGACCGACAAAAGAAAGTGACAGGAATAACGAGGTTTGGTCAGTCATGTAGAAGTCAATCCTCGTGCACATTCCTTCTGTGTTTGTTTCCCaactatttgttttttttttctctttctttaattACCTTTTGGTTGGTTTGTTGGTTGTTAAACTTAAACATAAGAGGAAAGTTATTCCCATTTTGAGTTCTCACAAACTGGGCCCACCACTTCTGTCTACTTGCATTCCATTTGCACCCAAAATCAACCAAAGAATGAGAATAACAATGCTTATAATCCAAACACGTGCTCAGAAATACGACCGAGAATTTGAATTCCACGCTTTCTCTCGTACATGAATCGAATGTGAATGCCATAGACCAATTTAATAatctttttacattaaaattagaaaattagtatttaattagttagacataaaagaagaagcaaaaacagTGTGATTTGATATCAGTGGTGATGGTGAGCGCACGTAAAGATATAAGATAGAAGAGGATACACGCAAGTGAATAATAATGTTATGTACACGTGAGTCTAGCCAGGTCTTTCTTTCGGATTCTTTTTTTTGACTAAAACCTaaccaaatttatttatttatttatttatttattacagtAGTAACGTTCTCACTACGcaatacttatttattttaattgatttagaattttcaaaaataaagttttgaaaatatgcAATAATCAATATTATGTTTGTTCTCATAACGTCGACAAATATAGTTACATGTATGTGTAAGTGTAAGTTGTGTGCGCTgtctataaattttaagtattattttacaAGGTAAagttcacaaaattaaaaaaatttattttcttaaaatttatattttttacaaaagtatataaataatatgtaagATGTGTTCGAagtttttaatcaattaaaaaatgataatttataatttataagtcaatgtgatgtgaaattaaattatatttaaagctCTGAATTACATCACTGATGGCATCACATGAAAAGTACTCAGGGAAAATAGTATTGGTTACAGATTACCCCACGTTGCTTATGTTTTGTGTGTGTTTCATGCGGAATTGGTCTTACATCATTCAACgctttttcatattaaaaatacttatatcatatatttatcatttaaaacCGTGAAGCCAAGTCAAGAGAAATTAGCAATCACAAATATTTCTTAATCACTACTATCATCGCTAATTTATGCTCAATAAAAATCTACACTACGTGACAAGTTTACTTTATCTGTATATATAACTGCTAAATTTACTTACATAAAAAACTGAAAcgaatatgatttttttaaaaataaatagacttattcaacttttaaaataaattaattttagattagatgatttttaatataattcgTTGAAAATAAATACGTAACGAGTGTGggactaaaaatattaataacgaGTGTGCGACAATGACGACataacaagttcaacaaaaataatttttactaaaataaaatttgaattatatcgACTAAttcagttttataaaattaattttaaaaatgaaagttataCTAACTtgtatcttttaaatttgatttatctattattttcaatatttttaagttagtttaaattgcaataaaatgtttttaacacGAAATATAGAGTACAGTATTCGTTTTTTTGGtgcaaaagtaaaatttaaattaagacCTTTTCGGTAAAACGTTGAAGTtgctttaaaatttacttaacaatatctttttatatttgtttgacgACAAGGAGACGaaaatgtcaattttaataatttattttgtgcaaaaaatataaaaaaaataactttttttcccTCAGATCTCACGtgtgaaatatttatttcagtCATATAATCAGAAAAAGATAATTTCTCTGTTTAACTAAAGTAAAAGTGAAGATTTTGTTATATTGTTATGATATAGATTTGTTTTGAAGTGGTATGAATTGGGTGGGTTGGTGTTGATGAAAAGGTGCCGTAATTAATTGGACAAGGGAGAGAAAATAAAGGCGTTCGTTCATGAATGTGTActcacaaaaaataaacatgtcaGCTTTCTTGTGGGTTCAATTCAATGGATTGACTAATGTGCTTCCTTCCTTTGGTCATGGTCCATCGGTGGGTCTCCCTTCTTCTACTTTCTTCAATTACCTTTCATGAATCATTCTCGCGATTAGATTAGATGATCTTGGAACGATCAAGTGACAgaaagattaaatataattttaattaattcaagaTAAAATGTGATTATCATAAGTTATTACTAATCAAAAGTTTATTCTGAAATCTATATTTGAGTTAAGAAGGAAACTGATTTGTATTTACAAAGATGAACATTAATGCAAAAAcgactttagacgtctgttattttgggtttttaatgtctgatctctgtccgacgtctatatgggtgacgttaatgagacgtcggactctttaggtcagacgtctctatagacgtctgatccatACAGGTTAGACGTCTCTGAGGTTGCTCCTGACTTATGGttattcgagtttacaactttatattttagttgaagagaatgtattgtacattttttttattggatggttttaaaaacgtagtggagggaattgcaagagtacaaaacgcaagaaatcgccgccatAGAACACCGCCTGAAGACACGAGAATAACTgtaccaaaacccaacgaaaacgcattttaatcggttcaaatgaaagataatgcatcaaagagtgatgtaatcggagtaaaattaatttaaaacggtgcaaaagtgagaaaacgaacctgaaaagcgtaacccgtaaagagaaaacgcgacgaagatgatgaacaatgagtgcgcgtaacgactgtctcgcgttcacggtgttttaattccaaaatttagacgtcggttccccaattaacagacgtctaaagtgctttagaagtctgAGTGGCGGGATCAAACGTCTACACAGAgtcaaaaagtgattttttaaatttctggatttcgggtttagacgtcggttccccaattaacagacgtctaaagtgcttcagaagtcggagtggcgagatcagacgtctaaatggagtcaaaaagtgactttttaaatttctggatttagggtttagacgtcggttcccccaattaacagacgtctaaagtgcttcagaagtcggttccctctataacagacgtctaaatagaataaaaaattatttgtttttaactttttcgtttagttttggcgtcTATTCAGAGGAGccgacgtatatgagtatttagacgtcgggcccTTCTATAATCGACGTCTAAATAGctgttttatttacaaaaaatgtcaccggtcattttttatgttagatATTCAAAGGTCAAACGTCTAAAGGGTAacgttaaaggtcttttttACACCAGTGAAACGATCAAATACTAAATTGATTTTGACATCAAAATattttctgtaaatatttttagaacGATATTAAAGGAAGAAATATAACATTTGGATTCCTTAAACTATTACCTGAACATTGAACGTTGACACCAATTCTACATCCGAAACACTAAACAAACACAAATTTTTTATGGAAAATCGTGAGTTCTTTATTAGTTAGAAAGTTGAACCTACAACATCTTTTATGTTCTTGTTTCAAATCCTTAAAATCAATCTTATATCTCTTAAATGTTAAAAGAGGGAAGAGTTCAACTCACAACTTTTATAGTCACTTACTATTTTTACCTATGACTCGACCTTATAACTAACTAAATATACTGTgcttaaaagtatatattatttttctgaagACATTAAACCTTACCATATTTTTCTTGGTCATATATATTGAAGATGGagtgaagaaaaataagatagCGGTTGAGACATTTGCACCGAAAGTATCACCTAAACAATCTACCTGGAACTCTCATTTGTCTTCTTGCCCATTCTAACTTCTAGATTCCATTCCAAAACAACTTGCTTCCGTTCTTCTGTTTCACCACCAACGTTTTTCATATCAACACTGTTctgaatataaaaatgaaaaaacgaCCCAAAGggttaaataaaaattataatttaacccGTCCCATCATTGTACCTATTTCTGTCATTTCTAATTTA
This genomic window contains:
- the LOC108334267 gene encoding CBL-interacting serine/threonine-protein kinase 5 → MDRGSNGTGGSRNILFNKYEIGKLLGQGNFAKVYHGRNLSTNDSVAIKVIKKEKLQKDKLVKQIKREVSVMRLVRHPHIVELREVMANKAKIFLVVDYVKGGELFAKVAKGKMKEEIARKYFQQLISAVDFCHSRGVTHRDLKPENLLLDENEDLKVSDFGLSALPDQRRSDGMLVTPCGTPAYVAPEVLKKKGYDGSKADIWSCGVILFALLSGYLPFQGENVMRIYSKSFKADYAFPEWISPGARRLISNLLVVDPEKRYSMTDIMKDPWFQVGFMRPIAFSMKETAVEINIDFNGDESSGSGNVSGSEDGNSSSNNHSGELVGAKPARPSYNAFEIISSLSHGFDLSNLFETRKRSPSMFISKHSASSVMAKLEAVAKKLNFRVTGKKQFTVRMQGATEGRKGKLGMTVEVFEVAPEVAVVEFSKSAGDTLEYIKLCEEEVRPSLKDIVWSWQGDSNSRQ